Proteins from a genomic interval of Gemmatimonas sp.:
- the infA gene encoding translation initiation factor IF-1 — translation MGKQDAIELEGTVTELLPNATFRVTVPSGHEVLTTLAGNMRRNRIRVLAGDRVTVEVSPYDLTRGRITFRHKN, via the coding sequence ATGGGGAAGCAGGACGCGATTGAACTCGAGGGGACCGTCACCGAGTTATTGCCGAATGCCACGTTTCGGGTGACGGTGCCGAGCGGCCATGAAGTACTGACGACGCTCGCCGGAAATATGCGTCGGAACCGGATTCGCGTGTTGGCCGGTGATCGCGTCACGGTCGAGGTGTCCCCCTACGATCTCACGCGCGGCCGCATCACCTTCCGCCACAAGAACTGA
- a CDS encoding NAD-dependent epimerase/dehydratase family protein produces MGHDAGGDVLLVGPGWLGAPAAVALAAASPTRRVFTASRSDRQAPVGCQALTADVTRGMADPAFARAVTAPLSAVVVCVAPSRARGDSYAVYPAAARGAAAIAEALGAEALVYISSTGVYDRHDGSAVDERTLIAPASERVRALFDAELTVLAAAAAGCRATVLRAAGLYGPGRDPGPRFAAGSVEPESWCNFSWRDDVIAAMRHVLTLPATHGGTIYNCTDNTPVQAGAITHALTGLPAGAAETLVDDGTVRAGRSNQRISSAALLATGWRPTMPTVFDGLRALGHPLPGHPLPGHPLPGHPLPGHPLPGHPLPGHPT; encoded by the coding sequence GTGGGGCATGATGCCGGGGGCGACGTCCTGCTCGTTGGCCCGGGGTGGTTGGGAGCGCCGGCGGCGGTCGCGCTGGCCGCGGCCTCGCCCACGCGGCGCGTCTTCACGGCGTCGCGATCCGACCGGCAGGCACCGGTTGGCTGCCAGGCCCTGACCGCGGACGTAACCCGCGGCATGGCGGACCCCGCCTTCGCCCGCGCGGTGACCGCGCCGCTCTCGGCGGTCGTCGTGTGTGTAGCACCGTCACGTGCGCGTGGGGACAGCTATGCCGTGTATCCGGCCGCCGCACGCGGTGCCGCCGCGATCGCCGAAGCGCTGGGCGCCGAGGCGCTGGTCTACATCTCGAGCACCGGCGTGTACGATCGTCACGACGGGAGTGCCGTGGATGAGCGCACGCTGATTGCGCCAGCCAGCGAGCGGGTGCGGGCGCTGTTCGATGCGGAGCTCACCGTTCTTGCGGCCGCTGCGGCGGGCTGTCGGGCAACCGTCCTGCGCGCGGCGGGGCTCTACGGACCGGGGCGGGATCCCGGCCCCCGCTTCGCCGCCGGATCCGTTGAGCCGGAGAGCTGGTGCAACTTCTCCTGGCGCGACGATGTCATTGCGGCCATGCGGCACGTCCTCACACTCCCCGCAACCCACGGCGGCACGATCTACAACTGCACCGACAACACGCCGGTGCAGGCCGGGGCCATCACCCACGCCCTCACCGGCCTCCCGGCGGGCGCGGCGGAGACGCTGGTGGACGACGGGACCGTGCGCGCCGGGCGCAGCAACCAGCGCATCAGCAGCGCCGCCCTGCTGGCCACCGGTTGGCGCCCCACCATGCCCACCGTGTTCGATGGCCTGCGGGCACTGGGACACCCCCTTCCGGGCCACCCCCTTCCGGGCCACCCGCTTCCGGGACACCCCCTTCCGGGCCACCCGCTTCCGGGACACCCGCTTCCGGGACACCCGACGTGA
- the apaG gene encoding Co2+/Mg2+ efflux protein ApaG produces the protein MSERVPFYYRLTAGIRITVRPSYLKERSNPLLGQFVFAYHIRIENVGEQAAQLRTRRWLIHDDAAGDSEVEGEGVVGEQPHLLPGQVHEYRSFCVLKAPNGWMEGSYRFVRDDGSGFTAVIPRFTLDAEPRADTVS, from the coding sequence ATGAGCGAGCGCGTCCCGTTCTACTATCGCCTGACCGCGGGCATCCGCATCACGGTGCGCCCGTCGTATCTCAAGGAGCGTTCCAACCCGCTGCTTGGCCAATTCGTCTTCGCCTACCACATCCGCATCGAAAACGTGGGGGAACAGGCGGCGCAGTTGCGCACCCGCCGCTGGCTCATCCACGATGACGCCGCGGGCGATTCGGAGGTGGAGGGCGAAGGCGTGGTGGGCGAGCAGCCCCATCTGCTTCCCGGTCAGGTGCACGAGTACCGCTCCTTCTGCGTGCTCAAGGCGCCGAACGGCTGGATGGAAGGCAGTTACCGCTTCGTGCGCGACGACGGCTCCGGCTTCACCGCCGTGATCCCCCGCTTCACCCTCGACGCAGAACCGCGCGCCGACACCGTCTCGTGA